The proteins below come from a single Stutzerimonas stutzeri RCH2 genomic window:
- a CDS encoding acyl-CoA synthetase family protein, producing the protein MSWIALCELLTSGESRPVTDAPSLSLAQVQQQALQLAGGLQRRNVRSLAVHLEDAAQLAIALLGTWRAGARVLLPADLQPANRERLDAQAELWLTDLPGDHSLTDLLGEPLGAVELDPQLLGLTLCTSGSSGQPKLIDKRLVQLAHEVETLEALWGADLGAASVIGSVATQHIYGLLFRVLWPLCAGRPMLRRTLPFAEDMQRASREHPAFCWVASPALLKRMGDNLDWPALRQVRRVFSSGGPLPIEAAELLQQRLGQWPTEIYGSSETGGIAWRQGGELWQPLPGVELGQDDHGALRVASPWLAGGHVEQTADGAKLHADGRFALCGRLDRIVKLEEKRVSLPMLESALAEHAFVSEARLGVIQEQRAYLGALVALSEAGIFALRNQGRRAVTQALRQHLNDHCEALALPRRWRLLHQLPGNAQGKLPQAELDGLLLAPRPREPERLQQQWQNDHWQIELRVPLDLAHFSGHFPRTPVLPGVVQIEWAMDLARELFNDLPPRFAGMEVLKFQQLARPGDRLELSLRFDHERGKLYFAYHNAGKPCSSGRILLGVRP; encoded by the coding sequence ATGAGCTGGATCGCCCTGTGTGAACTACTGACTTCAGGCGAATCGCGCCCGGTAACCGATGCCCCGTCGTTGTCGCTCGCCCAGGTGCAACAGCAGGCGCTGCAGCTGGCCGGTGGGCTGCAGCGACGCAACGTGCGCAGCCTGGCCGTGCACCTGGAGGATGCCGCGCAGCTGGCGATCGCCCTGCTCGGCACCTGGCGCGCCGGGGCCCGTGTGCTACTGCCGGCAGACCTGCAGCCGGCGAACCGTGAGCGCCTGGATGCACAGGCCGAGCTGTGGCTGACCGATCTGCCTGGCGATCACAGCCTGACGGACCTGTTGGGCGAGCCTTTGGGCGCCGTCGAGCTCGATCCACAACTGCTCGGCCTGACGCTCTGCACCTCCGGCTCCAGCGGCCAGCCCAAACTGATCGACAAGCGCCTGGTGCAGCTCGCCCATGAGGTCGAGACGCTGGAAGCGCTGTGGGGCGCCGACCTCGGAGCTGCCAGCGTGATCGGCAGCGTCGCCACGCAACACATCTACGGCCTGCTGTTCCGTGTGCTCTGGCCGCTGTGCGCCGGCCGTCCCATGCTGCGCCGCACCCTGCCATTCGCCGAGGACATGCAGCGGGCCAGCCGTGAACACCCGGCGTTCTGCTGGGTGGCCAGTCCCGCCCTGCTCAAGCGCATGGGCGACAACCTCGACTGGCCGGCATTGCGCCAGGTGCGCCGGGTGTTCTCCTCCGGCGGCCCATTGCCAATCGAAGCCGCGGAGCTGCTGCAACAGCGCCTTGGCCAGTGGCCTACCGAGATCTACGGCAGTTCGGAAACCGGCGGCATCGCCTGGCGCCAGGGCGGCGAGCTGTGGCAGCCGCTGCCGGGCGTCGAGCTCGGCCAGGACGATCACGGCGCGCTACGCGTGGCCTCGCCCTGGCTCGCCGGCGGGCACGTTGAACAGACCGCCGATGGCGCCAAGTTGCACGCCGATGGCCGTTTCGCCCTGTGTGGCCGGCTGGATCGCATCGTCAAGCTGGAAGAGAAGCGCGTTTCGCTGCCGATGCTGGAAAGCGCGCTGGCCGAGCACGCCTTCGTCAGCGAGGCGCGCCTGGGCGTCATCCAGGAGCAGCGGGCCTATCTCGGCGCGTTGGTGGCGCTGAGCGAGGCTGGCATATTCGCCCTGCGCAACCAGGGGCGGCGCGCCGTCACCCAGGCTCTGCGCCAACATCTGAACGACCACTGCGAAGCATTGGCCCTGCCGCGACGCTGGCGCCTGCTGCATCAGCTACCGGGCAATGCCCAAGGCAAACTGCCCCAGGCCGAACTCGACGGCCTGCTGCTGGCGCCGCGCCCGCGCGAACCGGAGCGCCTGCAGCAGCAGTGGCAGAACGACCACTGGCAGATCGAGCTGCGCGTGCCGCTGGACCTGGCGCACTTCAGCGGCCATTTCCCGCGTACGCCGGTGCTGCCGGGCGTGGTGCAGATCGAATGGGCGATGGACCTCGCGCGCGAATTGTTCAACGACTTGCCGCCCCGCTTCGCCGGCATGGAAGTGCTGAAATTCCAGCAGCTGGCTCGCCCGGGTGATCGTCTGGAGCTAAGCCTGCGTTTCGATCATGAGCGCGGAAAGCTGTACTTCGCCTATCACAACGCCGGCAAGCCCTGCTCGTCCGGCCGCATCCTGCTGGGAGTTCGTCCATGA
- a CDS encoding phosphopantetheine-binding protein, with translation MSQLKLEIKQLIIDALGLEDLGPDDIVADQPLFGEGLGLDSVDALELGLAIQKRFGIKIDADAKDTRKHFASVDSLAAFVSASRAIA, from the coding sequence ATGAGCCAACTCAAGCTTGAAATCAAGCAACTGATCATCGACGCCCTGGGTCTGGAAGACCTCGGCCCGGACGACATCGTCGCCGACCAGCCACTGTTCGGCGAAGGCCTTGGCCTCGACTCGGTGGACGCCCTGGAACTCGGTCTGGCGATCCAGAAGCGCTTCGGCATCAAGATCGACGCCGACGCCAAGGACACCCGCAAACATTTCGCCAGCGTCGACAGCCTGGCAGCCTTCGTCAGCGCCAGCCGCGCCATCGCCTGA
- a CDS encoding acyltransferase, which produces MSEAPVPSHWAAQRERGSFALMRLTAWAVRVLGRRTMAPLLYLIVLYFYLFGRSARNSARQYQGYLARWSGRAELQPSTRSVYRQFMSFAEALLDKLDVWSGRVGRERLVIHDPTNLHASLAGPRGQLLVGSHLGNLEICRALAEIGGEVRMNVLVHTRHAEQFNRLLDQSGADNLRLIQVSELVPATMLQLSQRLERGEWLAIAGDRVPLHGGRTAMADFLGQAAAFPQGPWLLAGLLECPVNLLFCLKQDEHFHVHLEPFAERIRWRRADRDAVIAQAVQRYADRLAARCLEAPLQWFNFYPFWNTQDPRRD; this is translated from the coding sequence ATGAGCGAAGCCCCAGTGCCCTCGCATTGGGCGGCGCAGCGCGAGCGCGGCAGTTTCGCGCTGATGCGCCTGACCGCCTGGGCGGTACGGGTCCTGGGTCGGCGCACCATGGCGCCGCTGCTGTATCTGATCGTGCTGTATTTCTACCTGTTCGGCCGCAGCGCCCGGAACAGCGCGCGCCAGTATCAGGGCTATCTGGCGCGCTGGAGCGGTCGCGCCGAACTGCAGCCGAGCACGCGCTCGGTCTATCGCCAGTTCATGAGTTTCGCCGAAGCGCTGTTGGACAAGCTGGATGTCTGGAGCGGGCGCGTCGGGCGGGAACGCCTGGTGATCCACGACCCGACCAACCTGCACGCCAGCCTCGCCGGGCCGCGCGGTCAGCTGCTGGTCGGCTCGCACCTGGGCAATCTGGAGATCTGCCGGGCACTGGCCGAGATCGGCGGCGAAGTAAGGATGAACGTGCTGGTACACACCCGTCACGCCGAGCAGTTCAATCGGCTACTGGACCAGTCCGGCGCCGACAACCTGCGGCTGATCCAGGTCAGCGAGCTGGTCCCGGCGACCATGCTGCAGCTGTCCCAGCGCCTGGAGCGCGGCGAGTGGCTGGCCATCGCCGGTGATCGGGTGCCGCTGCACGGCGGACGCACCGCCATGGCCGACTTCCTCGGTCAGGCGGCAGCTTTTCCCCAGGGCCCCTGGCTGCTCGCCGGCCTGCTGGAGTGCCCGGTGAATCTGCTGTTCTGTCTCAAGCAGGACGAGCACTTCCATGTGCATCTCGAACCCTTCGCCGAACGCATCCGCTGGCGCCGCGCCGACCGCGACGCGGTGATCGCGCAAGCAGTGCAGCGCTACGCCGACCGCCTCGCCGCGCGCTGCCTGGAGGCGCCCCTGCAATGGTTCAACTTCTATCCCTTCTGGAACACACAGGACCCGCGTCGTGACTGA
- a CDS encoding acyl carrier protein has protein sequence MNSRNEIFQTLRDALVELFELEPERITLEANLYQDLEIDSIDAVDLIDHIKRQTGKKIAAEEFKAVRTVGDVVEAVYRLTSAETA, from the coding sequence GTGAACAGCCGTAACGAGATTTTCCAGACCCTGCGCGACGCCCTGGTGGAACTGTTCGAACTCGAACCCGAGCGCATCACTCTCGAGGCCAACCTCTATCAGGACCTGGAGATCGACAGTATCGACGCCGTCGACCTGATCGACCATATCAAGCGCCAGACCGGCAAGAAGATTGCCGCCGAGGAGTTCAAGGCCGTGCGCACCGTCGGTGACGTAGTGGAGGCGGTCTATCGCCTGACCAGCGCGGAAACCGCCTGA
- a CDS encoding glycosyltransferase family 2 protein yields the protein MLAPPVEDDWFKPCAVIPVYNHERSLPAVVAALRAADLPCVLVDDGSCPAAAAVIDELAEQASVFLLRHPRNQGKGGAVISGLREAQRLGFSHALQVDADGQHDLSGVELFLDRASQAPDAVICGYPRYDASVPKGRLYARYLTHVWVWINTLSLAIRDSMCGFRVYPLEPTLALLDRVRLGRRMDFDTEILVRLHWQQQPMVWLPTRVHYPADGVSHFRLWLDNALISAMHARLFFGMLLRAPKLLARRLQR from the coding sequence ATGCTCGCGCCGCCGGTCGAAGACGACTGGTTCAAGCCCTGCGCGGTGATTCCGGTCTACAACCACGAGCGCAGCCTGCCCGCTGTGGTCGCCGCACTGCGCGCGGCGGATCTGCCCTGCGTGCTGGTGGATGACGGCTCCTGCCCAGCCGCTGCAGCGGTTATCGACGAGCTGGCGGAGCAGGCAAGCGTCTTCCTGCTCCGCCATCCGCGCAATCAGGGCAAGGGTGGCGCAGTGATCAGCGGCCTGCGCGAGGCGCAGCGACTGGGCTTCAGCCATGCGCTGCAGGTCGACGCCGACGGCCAGCACGACCTGTCCGGTGTCGAGCTGTTCCTCGACCGCGCCAGCCAGGCGCCGGACGCGGTGATCTGCGGCTATCCGCGATACGACGCCAGCGTGCCCAAGGGGCGCCTGTATGCCCGCTACCTGACCCATGTCTGGGTCTGGATCAACACCCTGTCGCTGGCGATCCGCGACTCCATGTGCGGCTTCCGTGTCTACCCGCTGGAGCCGACGTTGGCGTTGCTCGACCGCGTGCGCCTGGGCCGGCGCATGGATTTCGACACCGAGATCCTGGTGCGCCTGCACTGGCAGCAGCAGCCGATGGTCTGGCTGCCGACGCGGGTGCATTACCCGGCCGATGGCGTCTCGCACTTCCGCCTCTGGCTGGACAACGCACTGATCTCCGCCATGCATGCCCGGCTGTTCTTCGGCATGCTGCTGCGCGCGCCAAAACTGCTCGCCCGGCGTCTGCAACGATGA
- the trxC gene encoding thioredoxin TrxC — MTESLIIPCAHCASLNRIPVDRLQDAPRCGRCKAEALPNAPFDLQQSQFANQIKGDLPLLVDVWASWCGPCRSFAPTFAQAASQLHGRCRLAKLDSEANAQLSTQLGIRSIPSLILFRNGREVARQSGAMPLPQLMAWLAQQGIR; from the coding sequence ATGACCGAATCGCTGATCATCCCTTGCGCGCACTGCGCCAGCCTCAACCGCATCCCCGTAGACCGGCTACAGGACGCGCCACGCTGCGGTCGCTGCAAGGCCGAGGCGCTGCCGAACGCGCCGTTCGATCTGCAACAGAGCCAGTTTGCCAACCAGATCAAGGGCGACCTGCCGTTATTGGTGGACGTCTGGGCCAGCTGGTGCGGCCCCTGCCGCAGCTTCGCCCCGACCTTCGCCCAGGCAGCCAGCCAGCTGCATGGTCGTTGCCGCCTGGCCAAGCTCGACAGCGAGGCCAACGCGCAGCTGTCGACGCAACTCGGCATCCGCTCGATTCCCAGCCTAATCCTGTTCCGCAACGGCCGCGAAGTCGCACGACAGAGCGGAGCCATGCCGCTGCCGCAGCTAATGGCCTGGCTGGCGCAGCAGGGGATTAGATAA
- a CDS encoding lysophospholipid acyltransferase family protein, with the protein MELAADSLKRPNAPWLWRLVATGLSFVLFGIGGLCLRLIVFPLLSLLPGDADTHRRRARQTVSRLFWLFVQFMYRSGVLTYEVEGAERLGRPGQLIIANHPSLIDVVVLIALIRDANCVVKQSLWDNPFTRGPIRAAQYISNDGSAEMLDEAAEALQQGQTLIIFPEGTRTTPGQAPQFHRGAAAIALRGARLVTPVVISVTPTTLTKAEPWYRIPSRRFHFHLRVGEDIDPQTFAAQGAAPIASRRLNDHLHRHFIKELAFDEPTQA; encoded by the coding sequence ATGGAACTGGCAGCGGACTCGCTGAAGCGGCCCAACGCGCCCTGGCTATGGCGCCTCGTCGCCACCGGCCTGTCGTTCGTCCTGTTCGGCATTGGCGGTCTTTGCCTGCGGCTGATCGTATTCCCGCTGCTTTCGCTGCTTCCGGGCGATGCGGACACACATCGTCGCCGCGCGCGGCAGACGGTCAGCCGGCTGTTCTGGCTGTTCGTGCAGTTCATGTACCGCAGCGGCGTGCTCACCTATGAGGTCGAGGGCGCCGAGCGGCTGGGGCGCCCGGGTCAGCTGATCATTGCCAATCATCCCTCGCTGATCGACGTTGTGGTGCTGATCGCACTGATCCGCGACGCCAACTGCGTGGTCAAGCAGAGCCTATGGGACAATCCCTTCACCCGCGGTCCGATCCGGGCCGCGCAGTACATCAGCAACGACGGCAGCGCCGAGATGCTCGACGAAGCCGCCGAAGCCCTGCAGCAGGGCCAGACGCTGATCATCTTTCCCGAGGGCACCCGCACCACGCCCGGCCAGGCTCCACAGTTTCATCGCGGGGCGGCGGCCATTGCCTTGCGCGGCGCGCGACTGGTGACGCCGGTGGTGATCAGCGTGACACCGACCACGCTGACCAAGGCCGAGCCCTGGTACCGCATTCCCTCGCGGCGCTTCCACTTCCATCTGCGCGTCGGTGAAGACATCGACCCACAAACGTTCGCTGCCCAAGGCGCGGCGCCGATTGCCTCGCGCCGCCTCAACGACCATCTGCACCGACACTTCATAAAGGAGCTCGCATTCGATGAGCCAACTCAAGCTTGA
- a CDS encoding beta-ketoacyl synthase chain length factor, which produces MSAIRFDIDQWQAWAPGRTCQDDWSRWACASQWQDDPEAQPDVSFLPAMQRRRLSRLARMVFAVAHPLAEGQPPMPFVYASRHGETTRNFALLSDLADTQPLSPTQFSLSVHNAIVGLWSIFQSDTSEMTAIAAEGDGLEHAVLEASLLLKEGAPAVLLVIAEESPPEAYRPWIDECTPYALALRLTKGDSWQLQLQLQAADDPTPQRHQPHALQLIRALLGDDSQFTHHWKTRKWNWQRTR; this is translated from the coding sequence ATGAGCGCAATACGCTTCGACATCGACCAATGGCAGGCCTGGGCTCCGGGCCGTACCTGCCAGGACGACTGGTCGCGCTGGGCGTGTGCTAGCCAATGGCAGGACGATCCAGAGGCGCAGCCGGATGTATCCTTCCTACCGGCGATGCAGCGCAGGCGCTTGAGCCGACTGGCGCGAATGGTATTTGCTGTTGCCCATCCACTGGCCGAAGGCCAGCCTCCGATGCCGTTTGTGTACGCGTCGCGCCATGGCGAAACCACGCGCAATTTCGCCCTGCTCAGCGATCTGGCGGATACGCAACCGCTGTCGCCAACCCAGTTCAGCCTCTCCGTGCACAATGCCATCGTCGGGCTCTGGTCAATATTCCAGAGCGATACCAGTGAGATGACCGCTATTGCTGCGGAGGGCGACGGGCTGGAACACGCGGTGCTCGAGGCCAGTCTGCTGCTGAAGGAAGGCGCGCCCGCTGTCCTGCTGGTGATCGCCGAAGAGTCGCCCCCCGAAGCCTATCGCCCATGGATCGACGAATGCACGCCTTATGCGCTGGCCTTGCGGCTGACCAAAGGCGACAGCTGGCAACTGCAACTGCAACTGCAGGCTGCCGATGATCCAACGCCGCAGCGGCACCAGCCCCATGCCCTGCAACTGATCCGGGCCTTGCTTGGCGACGATTCCCAATTCACGCATCACTGGAAGACGCGCAAATGGAACTGGCAGCGGACTCGCTGA